A genome region from Dickeya chrysanthemi NCPPB 402 includes the following:
- a CDS encoding DUF3750 domain-containing protein, with amino-acid sequence MNYLKVVGVVFIGVLILSFGRSLAQATWREDKASVSGQSIWTARRDSAGIAPDPAALSNIAIVQVYTAPTYGWRGLVAVHPWIIIKKAGETRFQRYEVIGWGGDEVIRRNYSVPDGFWFGSTPRLLVEHRGASAAAMIPKIEAAISRYPWPHTYHAWPGPNSNTFMAHIGREVPELKLDLPANAIGKDFRSLTHPVGLPPSGRGVQVSLLGVLGLTLGVEEGVEVNILGANLGLDFNPPALRLPFIGRLGYDNTTTHEG; translated from the coding sequence TGTCGTTTTTATCGGTGTGTTGATTTTGTCATTTGGGCGCAGCCTGGCGCAGGCCACATGGCGTGAGGATAAGGCGAGCGTTTCAGGCCAGAGTATTTGGACGGCGCGACGCGACTCTGCCGGTATCGCGCCGGATCCGGCGGCTCTGAGCAATATTGCGATTGTGCAGGTTTATACCGCGCCTACCTACGGCTGGCGCGGGCTGGTGGCGGTTCACCCCTGGATTATCATCAAAAAAGCGGGGGAAACCCGTTTTCAGCGTTACGAGGTGATCGGTTGGGGCGGCGATGAGGTTATTCGCCGTAACTATAGCGTGCCCGACGGATTCTGGTTCGGCTCAACGCCGCGGTTATTGGTTGAACATCGCGGGGCGAGTGCCGCCGCCATGATCCCGAAAATAGAAGCGGCGATCAGCCGCTACCCCTGGCCGCACACCTATCACGCCTGGCCCGGCCCGAATAGCAATACCTTTATGGCGCATATCGGCCGGGAAGTGCCGGAATTGAAACTGGACCTGCCGGCGAATGCCATCGGTAAGGATTTTCGCTCGTTAACCCACCCGGTGGGATTGCCGCCGTCGGGAAGAGGTGTACAGGTTTCACTGCTCGGTGTGCTGGGCCTGACGCTGGGAGTGGAAGAGGGCGTTGAAGTCAACATTCTGGGGGCGAACCTGGGGCTGGATTTCAACCCGCCTGCGCTGCGTTTGCCGTTTATCGGCCGCCTGGGCTATGACAATACGACAACGCATGAAGGATAA
- a CDS encoding VOC family protein: MLDHLSIPVSDLSRSRRFYEQALKPLGFEQVKDMKFAVSFGVLMGYGLSSDPGGEFWIFQGEVPSHPPAHFAFSAESRAEVDAFFAAAVAAGGVDNGQPGVRTQYHPDYYAAFVRDPDGYNIEAVFHRAPSLAGNRLCA, translated from the coding sequence ATGCTGGATCATTTGAGTATTCCGGTGTCTGATCTGAGTCGCAGTCGGCGGTTTTATGAGCAGGCGTTAAAGCCATTAGGGTTCGAACAGGTTAAGGACATGAAATTCGCCGTGAGCTTCGGCGTATTGATGGGATACGGCCTGTCTTCCGATCCGGGCGGCGAATTCTGGATTTTTCAGGGTGAGGTGCCATCGCACCCACCGGCGCATTTTGCTTTCAGCGCCGAATCGAGAGCGGAAGTGGATGCGTTTTTTGCTGCGGCGGTAGCGGCGGGCGGGGTGGATAACGGCCAGCCCGGCGTGCGTACTCAATATCACCCTGATTACTATGCCGCCTTTGTCCGTGATCCGGATGGCTACAATATCGAAGCGGTGTTTCACCGGGCGCCGTCGCTGGCCGGTAATCGTTTATGCGCTTAA
- the thiD gene encoding bifunctional hydroxymethylpyrimidine kinase/phosphomethylpyrimidine kinase: MKRINALTIAGTDPSGGAGIQADLKTFSALGAYGTSVITALVAQNTRGVQSVYRIEPAFVGAQLDSVLSDVRIDSAKIGMLAQTDIVEMVADRLLRYPVPYVVLDTVMLAKSGDPLLAPEAVDAVRRLLLPRVSLITPNLPEAAALLQCALAADESEMRRQGERLLAMGCRAVLMKGGHLSDQESPDWLFMPDAEAVRLSAPRINTRHTHGTGCTLSAALAALRPRYDNWPDTLSAARAYLQGALEQADSLEVGHGIGPVHHFHRWW; this comes from the coding sequence ATGAAACGCATCAACGCGCTAACCATTGCCGGCACCGACCCGAGCGGTGGTGCCGGTATTCAGGCTGACCTGAAAACCTTCTCGGCACTGGGAGCATACGGCACCAGTGTGATTACCGCGCTGGTGGCACAAAATACCCGCGGCGTGCAGTCGGTCTACCGCATTGAACCGGCGTTTGTCGGTGCCCAACTGGATTCTGTACTGAGCGATGTTCGCATTGACAGCGCGAAAATCGGCATGCTGGCACAGACGGATATTGTGGAAATGGTAGCAGACCGGCTGTTGCGTTACCCGGTGCCTTATGTGGTGCTGGATACGGTGATGCTGGCGAAAAGCGGTGATCCGCTACTGGCGCCGGAGGCAGTGGACGCGGTGCGCCGGTTGCTGTTGCCGCGGGTGTCGTTGATCACCCCCAACCTGCCGGAGGCCGCGGCGCTGTTGCAGTGTGCATTGGCGGCCGACGAGTCGGAAATGCGGCGGCAGGGGGAACGGTTGTTGGCGATGGGGTGCCGGGCGGTGCTGATGAAAGGCGGCCACCTGAGTGACCAGGAAAGTCCTGACTGGTTGTTCATGCCGGATGCGGAGGCGGTGCGGTTAAGCGCGCCGCGCATCAACACCCGGCATACGCATGGCACCGGTTGCACGCTGTCGGCAGCGCTGGCGGCGTTACGCCCGCGTTATGACAACTGGCCGGATACCCTGTCCGCCGCGCGGGCCTATCTGCAAGGGGCGCTGGAACAGGCGGATTCGCTGGAAGTCGGCCACGGTATCGGCCCGGTACACCATTTTCACCGCTGGTGGTGA
- the psiE gene encoding phosphate-starvation-inducible protein PsiE codes for MAGSARAVMIAKGLQTILNFGLLMLAVILVIFLGKETWHLATVLLVSNEKESSYMLIESLVIYFLYFEFLALIVKYFLSGYHFPLRYFIYIGITAIVRLIIVDHKNPADTFTYAGAILILVITLYLVNSPRLKRE; via the coding sequence ATGGCGGGTTCAGCGCGTGCGGTCATGATTGCCAAGGGGTTACAGACTATACTCAATTTCGGCCTGTTGATGCTGGCGGTGATTCTGGTGATTTTTCTGGGCAAGGAAACCTGGCATTTGGCGACGGTGCTGCTGGTCAGCAATGAAAAAGAATCGTCGTATATGCTGATCGAAAGCCTGGTGATTTACTTTCTCTATTTTGAATTTCTGGCGCTGATCGTGAAGTATTTTCTGTCCGGTTATCACTTCCCGCTGCGCTATTTTATCTACATCGGTATTACCGCCATCGTGCGGCTGATTATTGTCGATCATAAAAACCCGGCGGATACCTTCACCTATGCCGGGGCGATCCTGATTCTGGTGATCACGCTCTATCTGGTGAATAGCCCACGCCTGAAGCGGGAATAA